A part of Vulpes lagopus strain Blue_001 chromosome 4, ASM1834538v1, whole genome shotgun sequence genomic DNA contains:
- the DKK4 gene encoding dickkopf-related protein 4, giving the protein MVVVVLLGLSWFCAPLGALVLDFNNIKSFAEGARKGSQCLSDKDCSSRKFCLKPQEEKPFCATCRGLQRRCQRSAMCCPGMLCLNDACTMMEDRAPILERQIDDQDDVDTKGTTEHPIQENKPKRKPNIKSQGSRGQEGERCLRTSDCRAGLCCARHFWTKICKPVLLEGQVCSRRGQKDTAQAPEIFQRCDCGPGLLCRNQVTGNRQIARLRVCQKI; this is encoded by the exons atggtggtggtggtcttGCTGGGGCTCAGCTGGTTCTGCGCCCCCCTGGGAGCTCTGGTTCTGGACTTCAACAACATCAAGAGCTTTGCTGAAGGGGCTCGTAAG GGTTCACAGTGCCTGTCTGACAAGGACTGCAGTTCTAGAAAATTCTGCCTCAAACCTCAAGAGGAGAAGCCATTCTGTGCTACGTGTCGTGGGTTACAGAGGAGGTGCCAACGTAGTGCCATGTGCTGCCCTGGAATGCTCTGCTTGAATG ATGCTTGTACGATGATGGAAGATAGAGCGCCAATATTGGAACGACAGATCGATGACCAAGATGATGTGGACACAAAAGGAACAACTGAGCATCCAATTCaggaaaacaaacccaaaagGAAGCCAAATATTAAATCACAAGGCAGTAGGG ggcaagagggagaaagatgTCTTAGGACTTCTGACTGCAGAGCTGGACTTTGCTGTGCTCGTCATTTTTGGACTAAAATTTGTAAGCCAGTCCTCTTGGAGGGACAGGTCTGCTCTAGGAGAGGGCAGAAAGATACTGCTCAAGCTCCAGAAATCTTCCAGCGCTGTGACTGTGGTCCTGGACTGTTATGTCGAAATCAAGTAACTGGCAACCGACAAATTGCGCGGTTAAGAGTATGCCAAAAAATCTAA